CAATGCAGACAAGCTTAACCGGCTTGAGGGAATTAGAATTCCTAAAAATTTCGACTACACAAAATTGAAGTCGTTATCATACGAGGCAAGAGAAAAGCTAAAGGCAGTGCAACCGGCCACAGTTTCTCAAGCGAGTAGAATTAGCGGTGTTTCTCCAAACGACATTTCTGTTATGTTAGTGTATATGGGGCGTTAGGTCATTGTTTCACGTGGAACGCAGATAGAATTTTTATAAATAACCTAGAATCGACAGCCCAATTGCAAAAGTCAAATTACATTACAACCAAAGATTTTCTGGTTTCTGGAGAGCAGTTTAATCTTGTACATGACTCTGTGTACGACATGCTCGTTACGCAGCCACAACCCCCAGAAGATCGTTTACCATTGTATTACGAAAGTGATGACTATATTTCACACACTGATGAGAAAAAGGGTGTCCTTTCTTTTCTGTATCAGTTGGTAAAAAAGCACGCCTTAAAAAGAAAAGTATCATTAATAAATACACTTAGCGCTACCAAAAGCTCAGTTTTAGATGTAGGCGCAGGAACGGGCGATTTTTTAGCTGTTGCAAAAAACAGGGGATGGTCTGTTTCTGGAGTTGAAGTAAATTCTGGAGCTAGGGATAAGGCTGCCGAAAAAGGAATTAATCTAGTATCGTCTTTAGAAAAAGTTCAAAACAAAAAGTTTGATGTAATTACACTTTGGCATGTGTTGGAACATATTCCAAATTATAAAGAAACACTTGCCACCTTAGAATCTATGTTAACTAATTCTGGAATACTTATCATCGCTGTTCCAAATTTTAAAAGTTACGATGCACGCCATTATAAAGAATATTGGGCGGCATACGATGTGCCTAGACATCTATTACATTTTTCTAGAAATTCACTACCAAAACTTTTGGAATCAACGTTTGCACTTCAAAAAATTAAACCCATGGTATTCGATTCGTTTTATGTGAGTTTACTTTCAGAAAAATATAAAACAGGAAAATCATTTTCCCTAAAGGCGTTTTGGATAGGTTTGCTGTCTAATATAAGGGCATGGCAGTCTAAAGAGTACTCCTCACTTATTTATTGCTTCAAAAAGACGAAACAGGGCAATTAGAGCCGTTTTAAGCCTGCACAACCATTTTTGGGCACTAATATATCTATTTGCCAGATAGTCCTTGTAGCGCGCATAGAATTAGACGTGTTTTAATAGAGAATAATTATTTTTTACAAAGAAAAGTATAAAAATAACTGATAGTTATGATTTGCGATGGATAAGGCGTGTAAGTTGTATGCTCATATCTGTGAAAATTAGTTTAGCATTTCCGTTTCGTTCAATGTGGTACATGGCATTTTCTAATGCTTCGGTAATTTCAAAAATATTATTTTGATGAACAAAAGGTGCAAATTTCTCGATAGCAAAATCTCCTGTGGTGCTTTCAAAAAAGAGCAAAGAATCTGATTTATAATTTTTCAGCAGCGCTTGTCTAAAAACATCAATACAGTAGTGAAGAAATTTCTTTTGGGTTTCTCTTCCTTCTTTGGCCAAGGCTTCACTCCATGAAAGTAATTCATGTATTGCCTTTTTATTCCCCTTAGCCTTAAAAGCTGCTCTTACCCATGAAACAAACCACTTCTCGAATCCAGATTCGTCACTGTTATCTTCGAGAAGCCCCAGTGCTTTTCTATAATCACCCGTAGCTCTTTGCGCAACGCTATGTGCAGTCGCCGCATTCACTTTAGTATCTTCTACAAGTTTGCTTGCAATTGCTGCTTCTGAAATTCTAGGAAAATGCAATGTCTGGCATCTAGACCGGATGGTACCCAATACTTGTTCTTCTTTTTCGGTAAGCAACAATAACACAGTCTTACTTGGAGGTTCTTCAACTAACTTTAAAATTTTGTTAGAACAAGCGATATTCATACGATCTGCCATCCAAAGAATTACCACTTTGTAACCACCCTCATACGATTTTAACGAAAGTGATTTAAGCAGATCTGCGGCTTCATCTACGTTTATGTTGCCTTGTTTATTCTCTATACCAAGTTGTTGCAGCCATTGAAACAATGAGCCGTATGGGTTCTCGTTCACAAACTGTCTCCATTCATCTAAAAAAAGCGAGGAAACCGGATGTTTTTTTACGGTATCATTCGTGTTCACAGGAAAAACAAAATGCAAGTCGGGATGCATTAATTGTCTAACATTTTCTATACCACGTTGTTTTTCAGCACTTTGCAGGTCATACTGAAGCGTTAGGATTTCACTAGCGTACGCTAACGCCATAGATAAAACGCCAGATCCTGTTTGCCCAACAAATAGCTGCGCATGGGGAATACGGCCGTTTTTCACCGTGGTGGCGAGGTGAGATTTAATATGTTTTTGACCAACGATTTCTGAGAAATCCATACGCAAAACTACACAATTAACCTGTATTTACAATCGCTCCTTTTCAACCTAAAAATGGTATCTTTACCGCACTAAAACAGTGCTATGAAAACAGTAAATGACGTAGATTTTAAAAATAAGAAAGCGCTAATTCGCGTAGATTTTAATGTGCCCTTAAATGATGATTTAGAGGTAACAGACGCCACGAGAATTGAGGCGGCAAAACCCACTATTGTCAATGTTCTGGAGGGAGGCGGAAGCTGCGTCTTACTTTCACATTTAGGACGTCCAAAACAGCGAGAAGATAAATTTTCTTTGCGTCATATTGTAAATACAGCCACAGAAATCTTTGGCGTTACGGTTAAATTTGTGAATGATTGTATTGGCCCAGTTGCTGAAGAGGCAGTCGCAAATCTTCATCCAGGAGAAATTTTGTTGCTTGAAAACGTTCGGTATTATGAAGAAGAAACCAAAGGAGACCGTGATTTCGCCGAAAAACTATCAAAACTTGGCGATTATTATGTAAATGATGCCTTTGGGACCGCCCATAGAGCACATGCTTCTACTACAATTGTTGCAAATTTTTTTGAAGATAGAAAGTGTTTTGGGCTATTGCTGGCTTCGGAAATTGAAAATGTTCAAAAAGTTTTAACCAACGGAAAACCTCCAATTACTGCAATTATAGGAGGCGCTAAAGTTTCATCTAAAATAACAGTAATAGAGAATATTTTAGACACTATAGATCACTTGATAATTGGTGGCGGGATGGCTTTTACCTTTATTAAGGCAAAAGGAGGAAATATTGGTGGGTCCTTAGTAGAAGATGATAAACAAGATTTAGCCTTAGACATTTTGGCCAAAGCAAAGGATAAAAATGTGCAAGTGCATTTGCCAATCGATGTAATCGCGGGCGATAGTTTTTCTGAATATGCCAATACCACATCAGAACCTGCAGATGATATACCAGAAGGATGGCTTGGTTTAGATACAGGGCCTCGCACTAATGAGCAGTTTGCAGAAATCATCAGAAAATCGAACACTATTCTTTGGAATGGACCAGTTGGTGTTTTTGAAATGGAAAAATTTGCTCAAGGCACCATAGCCTTAGGGAATGCTATTGCAACAGCAACTGCTAACGGTACATTTTCATTGGTAGGCGGCGGAGATTCTGTTGCTGCAGTAAAACAGTTTAACTTTACTAATAAGGTGAGCTATGTTTCTACAGGTGGTGGAGCTATGTTAGAAATGCTAGAAGGAAAGACACTTCCAGGCATTAAGGCAATTTTAGAATAGCAAAGTTGTTGTTACAATCTGTTAAAAATTTGCGCATTCCTGGCGTTTCTGTATTTTTATCCATAATTTTTTTTAAACCACGCCGTTCCCCATTATATGAAGATTTTTAACCTGAGCTTACTTTTACTACTTACACCTCTTTTGATTCTTGCGCAAGAAGATGTGGCTATTGACTCCATTCAAAAGAAAACCTTGCAAGTTGTAGATTCTATCGCAGTTTCTTCTGTGACTGCCGAATTTCCAACAAAAGTGGTTGCCACGCAAATAAAAGACACCATGGTTTTTACCTTGGAAGATATGCAGCGTGCCCGAACCATAGATAGTTTATGGCTAAACGAACTTTTTAGTACGGGTCGTTTTGAAGAAATGTACGGAAGTGTGATGCAACAAGATTATGAATTAGCACCATACGAAGAACTACCTACCGCA
This Rasiella rasia DNA region includes the following protein-coding sequences:
- a CDS encoding class I SAM-dependent methyltransferase; the protein is MQKSNYITTKDFLVSGEQFNLVHDSVYDMLVTQPQPPEDRLPLYYESDDYISHTDEKKGVLSFLYQLVKKHALKRKVSLINTLSATKSSVLDVGAGTGDFLAVAKNRGWSVSGVEVNSGARDKAAEKGINLVSSLEKVQNKKFDVITLWHVLEHIPNYKETLATLESMLTNSGILIIAVPNFKSYDARHYKEYWAAYDVPRHLLHFSRNSLPKLLESTFALQKIKPMVFDSFYVSLLSEKYKTGKSFSLKAFWIGLLSNIRAWQSKEYSSLIYCFKKTKQGN
- a CDS encoding DNA polymerase III subunit — translated: MDFSEIVGQKHIKSHLATTVKNGRIPHAQLFVGQTGSGVLSMALAYASEILTLQYDLQSAEKQRGIENVRQLMHPDLHFVFPVNTNDTVKKHPVSSLFLDEWRQFVNENPYGSLFQWLQQLGIENKQGNINVDEAADLLKSLSLKSYEGGYKVVILWMADRMNIACSNKILKLVEEPPSKTVLLLLTEKEEQVLGTIRSRCQTLHFPRISEAAIASKLVEDTKVNAATAHSVAQRATGDYRKALGLLEDNSDESGFEKWFVSWVRAAFKAKGNKKAIHELLSWSEALAKEGRETQKKFLHYCIDVFRQALLKNYKSDSLLFFESTTGDFAIEKFAPFVHQNNIFEITEALENAMYHIERNGNAKLIFTDMSIQLTRLIHRKS
- a CDS encoding phosphoglycerate kinase, with protein sequence MKTVNDVDFKNKKALIRVDFNVPLNDDLEVTDATRIEAAKPTIVNVLEGGGSCVLLSHLGRPKQREDKFSLRHIVNTATEIFGVTVKFVNDCIGPVAEEAVANLHPGEILLLENVRYYEEETKGDRDFAEKLSKLGDYYVNDAFGTAHRAHASTTIVANFFEDRKCFGLLLASEIENVQKVLTNGKPPITAIIGGAKVSSKITVIENILDTIDHLIIGGGMAFTFIKAKGGNIGGSLVEDDKQDLALDILAKAKDKNVQVHLPIDVIAGDSFSEYANTTSEPADDIPEGWLGLDTGPRTNEQFAEIIRKSNTILWNGPVGVFEMEKFAQGTIALGNAIATATANGTFSLVGGGDSVAAVKQFNFTNKVSYVSTGGGAMLEMLEGKTLPGIKAILE